Proteins found in one Bacillota bacterium genomic segment:
- a CDS encoding CapA family protein, whose amino-acid sequence MDRQQDKRKFIILGDVMLGRGVNEVTRKAPPTHVWGNTLDIIKSADYSLINLECALTYHEEQWDEFGKAFYFRADPGPAIAILRAANITCACLANNHILDFREEGLVDTLHFLDRAGICRAGAGRNLAEAREPAYRDVGGLKVGLMAFTDNEPSFAAGHESAGVNYVPIHVDTDQFNSLLESVSEAKQACDILIVSTHWGPNMVFRPSDEFREAAHRLVNAGADIIHGHSAHNFQGIEIYNGRPIMYSTGDFIDDYATDPIYRNDWSFIFVINLSGAEFESIDLYPVRVLYAQTNLAIGMESVLIVDRMESMCAEFNTRTVRQQNKLTIPIFEERARIA is encoded by the coding sequence TTGGATAGACAGCAGGATAAAAGGAAGTTTATCATTCTAGGGGATGTCATGCTTGGGCGAGGTGTAAATGAGGTGACCAGAAAAGCCCCGCCGACCCATGTTTGGGGCAACACGCTTGACATTATAAAGTCGGCTGATTACTCGCTTATAAACCTTGAATGTGCGTTGACTTATCATGAAGAGCAATGGGATGAGTTCGGCAAAGCGTTTTATTTCCGTGCCGATCCAGGTCCAGCAATTGCAATTTTAAGAGCGGCAAACATAACTTGCGCCTGCCTGGCAAATAATCACATCCTGGATTTTCGAGAAGAGGGTCTGGTTGATACACTGCATTTTCTTGACCGAGCTGGCATTTGCAGGGCAGGTGCGGGCAGAAACCTAGCTGAGGCAAGAGAGCCGGCTTACCGAGATGTGGGTGGATTAAAAGTTGGCTTGATGGCCTTTACCGACAACGAGCCGAGTTTTGCAGCAGGGCATGAATCGGCCGGAGTGAACTACGTACCGATACATGTCGACACAGACCAGTTTAATTCATTACTTGAGTCGGTCTCTGAAGCAAAACAGGCATGCGATATCTTGATCGTCTCAACTCACTGGGGGCCAAATATGGTCTTTCGCCCGTCGGATGAGTTTCGCGAGGCGGCACACAGGTTGGTAAATGCAGGGGCGGATATCATCCACGGGCACAGCGCACATAACTTCCAGGGGATTGAAATATACAACGGTAGGCCCATAATGTATTCGACTGGAGATTTTATAGACGACTATGCGACTGACCCGATTTACAGAAATGACTGGTCTTTTATTTTCGTTATAAATCTAAGCGGTGCGGAGTTTGAGAGTATCGACCTTTACCCGGTGCGGGTACTGTATGCCCAAACCAATCTTGCAATAGGTATGGAGTCTGTTTTAATAGTCGACCGCATGGAGTCGATGTGCGCCGAATTTAATACAAGGACCGTCCGCCAGCAAAATAAATTGACTATTCCAATCTTTGAAGAGCGGGCAAGGATTGCTTAG
- a CDS encoding P-II family nitrogen regulator, whose protein sequence is MKKIEAIIKPFKLDDVKNALNKIGVQGLTAYEVKGFGRQKGHTEVYRGAEYRVDFVPKVKLEVMVDDDMASQVVDAIMESARTGKIGDGKIFVLPAEEVIRIRTGERGKDAI, encoded by the coding sequence GTGAAAAAAATAGAAGCAATTATAAAGCCATTTAAGCTTGATGACGTCAAAAACGCTCTGAATAAAATCGGCGTTCAGGGACTTACCGCTTATGAGGTAAAGGGCTTTGGCCGCCAAAAGGGGCACACCGAGGTCTACCGCGGAGCAGAATACAGAGTCGATTTCGTGCCCAAGGTAAAACTAGAGGTTATGGTCGACGACGATATGGCATCGCAAGTGGTAGATGCCATAATGGAATCAGCTAGAACCGGCAAAATCGGGGACGGCAAGATATTTGTTCTTCCTGCTGAGGAAGTCATCAGGATAAGGACCGGTGAGCGTGGCAAAGATGCCATCTAG
- a CDS encoding RNA-binding protein, translating into MATKIYVGNLSYSLSEDELREVFAQKGSVLSANIITDRDSGRSRGFGFVEMEDAEAASTAIAELNGVELAGRKLVVNEAKPREARSGGRSGGSRGFGPNRRF; encoded by the coding sequence ATGGCCACCAAGATCTATGTAGGCAATCTTTCCTACAGTTTGTCTGAAGACGAATTAAGGGAGGTATTTGCCCAGAAAGGCTCTGTTCTTTCCGCTAATATCATCACAGATAGGGATTCAGGAAGAAGCAGAGGCTTTGGTTTTGTTGAAATGGAGGATGCGGAGGCAGCTTCCACCGCTATCGCTGAGCTCAATGGCGTTGAGCTTGCGGGAAGAAAGCTTGTTGTCAACGAGGCGAAACCTCGTGAAGCACGCAGTGGGGGAAGAAGCGGGGGCAGCCGTGGCTTCGGTCCTAACAGAAGATTTTAA
- the glnD gene encoding [protein-PII] uridylyltransferase → MGPANITEKYTDGLARLKKEYFKKPTGRELARKHSDFIDSIIIELFNKALGDPNIKVNRDAKGIAVIAIGGYGRQELCPFSDIDLMVLHNLQDSAFVTRISEKLFYPLWDLGLQVGHGTRTVKESLNLALTNFKLQTALLDARLITGDIDLFNKLKASIVKQVRLKGGKKFLQSVLNESANRYRQYGQAAYLLEPDIKEGEGGLRDIHAIFWVSKGILGCTSTKELVESGYLTEFDAETLEDGLEFLLMVRNHLHYVAGRENDRLFFEHQLEISRSLGFKDENGISGIEKFMRSFYTHASAIELISRSFWEQISSDFLTNRRIRFSASKSITKDGIVVSKGMLSILNPQVIIKHPGTDIKIFKQAIKEKLLIDYKRLNLIREGLEKSENPATWTQDILDDFIDIISSGEDALASLEVMDYIGILSRYIPEWSYIRCLPQYDSYHLYTVDMHLFLTVAELKRIGIGKYDIVNPLLKQVYIEIKQKDLLFLVGLLHDIGKGLGKDHSKKGERIAKKICSRMGLPAKDCDTVGFLVGNHLLLSDTATRRDLNDENVIIDLAKLIISEERLKMLYLISVADSLATGPKAWDTWKDNLLRELFYKVIHIIRSGEYTSKKSIESIRKISKQVKQTLIPEFSEEEVNRFLDQMPHSYLLAQDSDSIVEHFKQMRRAKGTGISITTKDKEGLQEIILIAKDQPGLFYKVSGALALHGINILGAQIYTRSDGIVLDIFKVKGYFEHNIDKERWSNIIRDIKRALEGKIALDYRIADKADRYKSNKALNKPPQVKIDNSSSDFYTVIEVHVQDRIGLLYTITKVMHDLSLNIHLAKVSTDVDKVIDVFYVWDIYGQKISDNEQIGDIKKAILAALE, encoded by the coding sequence GTGGGCCCAGCTAATATAACTGAGAAATATACTGATGGCTTGGCAAGGCTAAAAAAAGAATATTTTAAGAAGCCGACAGGGCGTGAGCTAGCTAGAAAACATTCCGACTTTATCGACTCGATCATTATTGAATTATTCAATAAGGCCCTGGGTGATCCAAATATAAAAGTTAACCGCGATGCGAAAGGTATCGCGGTTATTGCCATTGGTGGCTATGGTCGCCAGGAGCTCTGCCCCTTTTCTGATATCGATCTTATGGTTCTACATAACTTGCAAGACAGTGCATTCGTCACACGAATTTCTGAGAAACTCTTCTATCCCCTATGGGATTTAGGGCTGCAAGTAGGCCATGGCACGCGCACAGTAAAAGAGAGCCTAAATCTTGCGCTAACTAATTTTAAGCTTCAAACCGCGCTTCTTGACGCACGGCTCATAACCGGTGACATCGATCTGTTCAATAAACTCAAGGCCAGCATAGTAAAACAGGTTCGCTTGAAGGGCGGCAAGAAATTCCTGCAAAGCGTCCTTAATGAGAGCGCAAACAGATATAGACAATATGGCCAGGCGGCTTATTTGCTTGAGCCCGACATAAAGGAGGGCGAAGGCGGCCTGCGTGATATCCACGCCATCTTTTGGGTGTCAAAGGGTATCTTGGGCTGTACATCCACCAAAGAACTCGTCGAAAGTGGTTATCTAACCGAATTTGATGCCGAAACCCTTGAGGACGGGCTTGAGTTCTTGCTCATGGTAAGAAACCACCTCCATTACGTAGCTGGTCGTGAAAACGACCGTCTCTTTTTCGAGCACCAGCTCGAGATATCTAGGTCGCTTGGCTTCAAAGACGAAAACGGCATCTCAGGGATTGAGAAATTCATGCGCTCTTTCTACACTCATGCAAGCGCAATAGAGCTTATATCTCGCTCCTTCTGGGAGCAAATAAGCAGTGATTTTCTTACCAACCGCAGGATTAGATTTTCAGCATCTAAAAGCATAACAAAAGATGGTATTGTCGTATCAAAAGGCATGCTCTCTATCTTAAACCCCCAAGTGATCATAAAGCATCCGGGCACTGATATTAAGATATTCAAGCAAGCTATTAAAGAAAAACTTTTAATCGACTACAAGAGGCTTAACTTAATCAGAGAAGGTTTAGAAAAAAGCGAAAACCCAGCAACATGGACACAAGATATTTTAGACGACTTCATAGATATCATCAGCTCTGGCGAGGATGCGCTCGCCTCGCTTGAGGTTATGGACTATATAGGTATCCTCTCGCGCTACATACCGGAGTGGTCATACATTCGCTGTCTTCCACAATATGACTCGTACCATCTTTACACGGTTGATATGCACCTCTTCCTGACAGTCGCTGAACTCAAGAGGATAGGGATAGGCAAGTATGATATTGTAAACCCATTATTAAAACAGGTATACATTGAGATAAAGCAAAAGGACCTGCTCTTCCTGGTAGGTCTCCTGCACGACATCGGCAAGGGACTTGGCAAGGACCATAGCAAAAAGGGCGAAAGGATCGCCAAGAAGATATGCTCGCGCATGGGGCTCCCTGCCAAAGACTGCGATACAGTTGGGTTTTTAGTCGGCAACCATCTGCTTCTTTCAGACACTGCCACACGCCGGGACTTAAACGATGAAAATGTAATCATAGATCTGGCAAAGCTAATTATCAGCGAGGAGCGGCTTAAGATGCTTTATCTCATCTCAGTTGCCGACTCGCTGGCAACTGGGCCCAAAGCCTGGGACACCTGGAAGGATAACCTCTTAAGAGAGCTCTTTTATAAAGTCATCCATATCATAAGAAGCGGCGAATACACGAGCAAGAAAAGCATCGAGAGCATCCGCAAAATAAGTAAACAGGTAAAGCAAACTCTTATACCTGAATTCTCAGAAGAGGAGGTAAATCGCTTTCTTGATCAGATGCCGCACTCTTACCTGCTGGCTCAAGATAGCGATAGCATAGTTGAACACTTTAAACAGATGCGAAGGGCCAAAGGCACTGGCATATCTATTACTACCAAAGACAAGGAAGGGTTGCAAGAGATTATCCTTATCGCTAAAGACCAGCCGGGCCTTTTTTATAAAGTATCCGGCGCACTCGCCTTACACGGGATAAACATCCTTGGTGCGCAAATCTACACCAGAAGCGATGGCATAGTCCTTGATATATTCAAAGTCAAAGGTTATTTCGAACACAATATAGACAAAGAAAGATGGAGCAATATAATTCGGGACATCAAGCGGGCCCTAGAAGGAAAAATCGCGCTTGACTATCGCATAGCCGATAAAGCAGACCGTTACAAATCTAATAAAGCATTAAACAAGCCGCCTCAGGTCAAGATTGATAACTCATCTTCCGATTTCTACACCGTTATAGAAGTCCATGTGCAGGACAGGATCGGTCTTCTTTATACTATCACTAAGGTAATGCACGATCTCAGCCTTAATATTCACCTGGCTAAGGTATCGACAGACGTTGATAAGGTAATCGACGTCTTCTATGTCTGGGATATCTATGGGCAGAAAATATCTGACAATGAGCAGATAGGCGATATTAAGAAAGCAATTCTCGCCGCGCTTGAATGA